Proteins encoded in a region of the Streptomyces sp. NBC_01471 genome:
- the arc gene encoding proteasome ATPase — protein MAAHDDDINRGTRPARGSEDPAGQVAYLEQEIAVLRRKLADSPRHTRILEERIVELQTNLAGVSAQNERLANTLREARDQIVALKEEVDRLAQPPAGFGVFLQANEDGTCDIFTGGRKLRVNVSPSVELEELRRGQEVMLNEALNVVEAMEFERAGDIVTLKEILEDGERALVIGHTDEERVVRLAEPLLDITIRPGDALLLDSRSGYVYEVVPKSEVEELVLEEVPDIDYDKIGGLGDQIELIRDAVELPYLHPDLFKEHELRPPKGILLYGPPGCGKTLIAKAVANSLAKKVAEVTGQPAGKSYFLNIKGPELLNKYVGETERHIRLVFQRAREKASEGTPVIVFFDEMESLFRTRGSGVSSDVENTIVPQLLAEIDGVEGLENVIVIGASNREDMIDPAILRPGRLDVKIKIERPDAEAAKDIFAKYLRSSLPLHTDDLAEHRENPDVTVSAMIQSVVERMYTESEENRFLEVTYANGDKEVLYFKDFNSGAMIQNIVDRAKKMAIKAFLDQGQKGLRVSHLLQACVDEFKENEDLPNTTNPDDWARISGKKGERIVFIRTLVTGKQGADTGRSIDTVANTGQYL, from the coding sequence GTGGCAGCCCACGACGACGACATCAACCGCGGCACCCGGCCCGCGCGAGGGTCCGAGGACCCCGCCGGCCAGGTTGCCTATCTCGAGCAGGAAATCGCCGTCCTGCGCCGCAAGCTCGCCGACTCTCCGCGTCATACGAGGATTCTCGAAGAGCGGATCGTCGAGCTGCAGACCAACCTGGCAGGCGTGTCCGCGCAGAACGAGCGGCTCGCCAATACACTCCGTGAGGCCCGCGACCAGATCGTGGCCCTCAAGGAGGAGGTCGACCGGCTCGCACAGCCGCCGGCCGGCTTCGGTGTCTTCCTGCAGGCCAATGAGGACGGGACCTGCGACATCTTCACCGGGGGCCGCAAGCTCCGGGTGAACGTGAGTCCCAGCGTCGAGCTCGAAGAGCTCAGGCGTGGCCAGGAAGTCATGCTCAACGAAGCGCTCAACGTGGTCGAGGCCATGGAATTCGAGCGCGCCGGGGACATCGTCACCCTCAAGGAGATCCTTGAGGACGGCGAGCGTGCCCTGGTGATCGGGCACACCGACGAGGAACGGGTGGTGCGGCTCGCCGAGCCCCTGCTGGACATCACCATCCGCCCCGGCGACGCCCTGCTGCTCGACTCCAGGTCCGGTTACGTCTATGAAGTGGTGCCGAAGAGCGAGGTCGAGGAGCTCGTCCTCGAAGAGGTCCCGGACATCGACTACGACAAGATCGGCGGCCTGGGCGACCAGATCGAGCTGATCCGCGACGCGGTCGAGCTTCCGTACCTCCACCCCGACCTCTTCAAGGAGCACGAGCTGCGGCCGCCGAAGGGCATCCTGCTCTACGGCCCGCCCGGCTGCGGCAAGACTCTCATTGCCAAGGCCGTGGCCAACTCCCTTGCCAAGAAAGTCGCCGAGGTCACCGGTCAGCCCGCGGGGAAGAGCTACTTCCTCAACATCAAGGGCCCCGAGCTCCTCAACAAGTACGTCGGTGAGACCGAGCGGCACATCCGCCTGGTCTTCCAGCGTGCCCGGGAGAAGGCGAGCGAGGGCACCCCCGTCATCGTCTTCTTCGACGAGATGGAATCCCTCTTCCGCACCCGTGGGTCAGGCGTCAGCTCGGACGTGGAGAACACCATCGTCCCGCAGCTGCTCGCCGAGATCGACGGTGTGGAGGGCCTGGAGAACGTCATCGTCATCGGCGCATCCAACCGCGAGGACATGATCGACCCGGCGATCCTGCGGCCGGGCCGGCTCGACGTCAAGATCAAGATCGAGCGTCCGGACGCGGAGGCGGCGAAGGACATCTTCGCCAAGTACCTGCGTTCTTCGCTGCCGCTGCACACGGACGACCTGGCCGAACACCGGGAGAACCCCGACGTCACGGTCAGCGCCATGATCCAGTCCGTCGTGGAGCGGATGTACACGGAGTCCGAGGAGAACCGCTTCCTCGAAGTCACGTACGCCAACGGCGACAAGGAAGTCCTGTACTTCAAGGACTTCAACTCCGGCGCGATGATCCAGAACATCGTCGACCGGGCCAAGAAGATGGCCATCAAGGCCTTCCTCGACCAGGGACAGAAGGGTCTGCGGGTCTCCCACCTCCTCCAGGCATGTGTGGATGAGTTCAAGGAGAACGAGGACCTGCCGAACACCACCAACCCCGACGACTGGGCCCGTATCTCCGGCAAGAAGGGCGAGCGGATCGTCTTCATCCGCACCCTTGTCACCGGAAAGCAGGGCGCGGACACCGGGCGCTCCATCGACACGGTGGCGAACACCGGTCAGTACCTGTAA
- the prcB gene encoding proteasome subunit beta has product MEANPRSTGRLPAAFLTPGSSSFMDFLSDHSPEILPGRRPLPPTQGPVEAPHGTTIVAATFPGGVVLAGDRRATMGNMIAQRDIEKVFPADEYSAVGIAGTAGLAVEMVKLFQLELEHFEKVEGATLSLEGKANRLSTMIRGNLSMAMQGLAVVPLFAGYDVDREKGRIFSYDVTGGRSEEHGYASTGSGSIFARGSMKKLYRDDLTEQQATTLVVQALYDAADDDSATGGPDVARRIYPIVTVITDEGCRRLTEEEGSELARSILARRLEQPDGPRAELL; this is encoded by the coding sequence GTGGAAGCCAACCCTCGTAGCACCGGGCGTCTGCCGGCCGCTTTCCTGACGCCGGGATCCTCCTCGTTCATGGACTTCCTGTCCGACCACTCGCCGGAAATCCTGCCGGGCAGGCGGCCGTTGCCGCCCACCCAGGGGCCGGTCGAGGCGCCGCACGGGACGACCATCGTCGCCGCGACCTTCCCCGGCGGGGTCGTCCTCGCCGGTGACCGGCGAGCGACCATGGGGAACATGATCGCCCAGCGCGACATCGAAAAGGTCTTCCCGGCCGACGAGTACTCGGCGGTCGGGATCGCGGGGACGGCCGGCCTCGCCGTCGAGATGGTCAAGCTGTTCCAGCTCGAACTGGAGCACTTCGAGAAGGTCGAGGGCGCCACCCTCTCCCTGGAGGGCAAGGCCAACCGGCTCTCCACGATGATCCGGGGCAATCTCTCCATGGCCATGCAGGGCCTCGCGGTGGTCCCGCTCTTCGCCGGGTACGACGTCGACCGCGAGAAGGGCCGGATCTTCTCCTACGACGTCACGGGCGGCCGCTCCGAGGAACACGGATACGCCTCCACGGGCTCCGGCTCGATCTTCGCGCGCGGCTCGATGAAGAAGCTCTACCGCGACGACCTGACGGAGCAGCAGGCCACCACCCTGGTCGTACAGGCGCTGTACGACGCGGCCGACGACGACTCGGCGACCGGGGGGCCCGACGTGGCCCGCCGGATCTATCCGATCGTCACGGTCATCACCGACGAGGGCTGCCGCAGGCTGACCGAGGAGGAGGGCTCCGAGCTCGCCCGTTCGATCCTGGCGCGGCGTCTCGAACAGCCCGACGGCCCCCGCGCCGAGCTGCTCTGA
- a CDS encoding ferredoxin, with product MTVQDEAPTSDGAQALEVWIDQDLCTGDGICAQYAPEVFELDIDGLAYVKSADDELLQSVGATTPVPLPLLQDVVDSAKECPGDCIHVRRVSDSVEVYGPAAE from the coding sequence ATGACCGTGCAGGACGAGGCTCCCACCAGCGACGGCGCCCAGGCGCTGGAGGTCTGGATCGACCAGGATCTCTGCACCGGGGACGGCATCTGCGCCCAGTACGCGCCCGAGGTGTTCGAGCTGGACATCGACGGGCTGGCGTACGTGAAGAGCGCCGACGACGAACTGCTCCAGTCGGTCGGCGCCACAACGCCCGTACCGCTGCCGCTCCTCCAGGACGTGGTGGACTCGGCCAAGGAGTGCCCGGGCGACTGCATCCATGTACGGCGTGTTTCGGACAGCGTCGAGGTCTACGGACCCGCTGCCGAGTAG
- a CDS encoding ubiquitin-like protein Pup, which produces MATKDTGGGQQKATRSTEETEEQAPEAQGSEDLKERQEKLSDDVDSVLDEIDDVLEENAEDFVRSFVQKGGE; this is translated from the coding sequence ATGGCGACCAAGGACACCGGCGGCGGGCAGCAGAAGGCGACGCGCTCCACCGAGGAGACCGAGGAGCAGGCGCCTGAGGCGCAGGGCTCCGAGGACCTCAAGGAGCGCCAGGAGAAGCTCTCGGACGACGTCGACTCCGTTCTCGACGAGATCGACGACGTGCTTGAGGAGAACGCCGAGGACTTCGTTCGGTCATTCGTTCAAAAGGGTGGCGAGTAG
- a CDS encoding site-2 protease family protein → MDESGDSGRPQPGADGSGPGPAPDGGKPQRRDAPGGGILMGRPFGVPVYVAPSWFLVAALITWVFGGQLDRILPELGNLRYLVSLFFAVAFYASVLVHELAHTVAALRFKLPVRRIQLQFFGGVSEIEKESDTPGREFILAFVGPLLSLVLSGLFYLGMKAVEPGTVPGVLLAGLMISNLIVAIFNLLPGLPLDGGRMLRAVVWKITGKPMSGTIAAAWFGRLLAVSVLIGLPLLTHTGSDADVGGMETVMDALLAAILAAIIWTGAGNSLRMARLREHLPELRARTLTRRAVPVETTTPLSEALRRANDAGARALVVVDSQGDPTALVREAAIVGVPEHRRPWVAVSGLAQDLTEGMRVPAELAGEALLDKLRASPATEYLVVEESGAIYGVLSTADVERAFVQAMARPGS, encoded by the coding sequence GTGGACGAGAGCGGCGACAGCGGGCGCCCGCAGCCCGGTGCGGACGGGTCAGGCCCCGGCCCCGCACCCGATGGCGGCAAGCCGCAGCGCCGGGACGCGCCGGGCGGCGGCATCCTGATGGGCCGCCCCTTCGGCGTTCCGGTGTATGTCGCCCCCAGCTGGTTCCTGGTGGCAGCGCTCATCACCTGGGTCTTCGGCGGCCAGCTCGACCGGATCCTCCCCGAGCTCGGCAACCTCCGGTATCTGGTCTCCCTCTTCTTCGCGGTCGCCTTCTACGCGTCCGTACTGGTCCACGAACTGGCCCACACCGTCGCCGCGCTGCGGTTCAAGCTCCCGGTGCGCCGCATCCAGCTCCAGTTCTTCGGCGGTGTCTCGGAGATCGAGAAGGAGTCCGACACCCCGGGGCGCGAGTTCATCCTGGCCTTCGTCGGACCGCTGCTGTCGCTGGTCCTCTCCGGCCTCTTCTACCTCGGGATGAAGGCGGTGGAGCCCGGAACCGTCCCCGGGGTCCTGCTGGCCGGACTGATGATCTCCAACCTCATCGTGGCGATCTTCAACCTCCTTCCCGGGCTGCCGCTGGACGGCGGCCGGATGCTCCGCGCGGTCGTCTGGAAGATCACCGGCAAGCCGATGAGCGGCACCATCGCCGCCGCCTGGTTCGGCCGCCTGCTCGCTGTCTCCGTCCTGATCGGTCTCCCGCTGCTCACCCACACCGGCTCCGACGCCGACGTGGGCGGCATGGAGACGGTCATGGACGCGCTGCTCGCGGCGATCCTCGCCGCGATCATCTGGACCGGCGCGGGCAACAGCCTGCGGATGGCCAGGCTGCGCGAGCACCTCCCCGAGCTGCGCGCCCGTACGCTCACCCGGCGTGCCGTCCCCGTGGAGACGACGACACCGCTCTCCGAGGCGCTGCGCAGGGCCAACGACGCCGGAGCCCGCGCGCTGGTCGTCGTGGACAGCCAGGGCGACCCGACCGCCCTGGTCAGGGAAGCGGCCATCGTCGGTGTGCCGGAGCACCGGCGCCCCTGGGTCGCGGTCAGCGGACTCGCCCAGGACCTCACCGAGGGCATGCGGGTGCCGGCCGAGCTGGCGGGCGAGGCGCTCCTCGACAAGCTGCGGGCCAGTCCCGCCACCGAGTACCTGGTGGTCGAGGAGAGCGGCGCGATCTACGGAGTCCTCTCCACGGCCGACGTCGAACGGGCATTCGTCCAGGCGATGGCGCGACCCGGTTCCTGA
- the prcA gene encoding proteasome subunit alpha yields MSTPFYVSPQQAMADRAEYARKGIARGRSLVVLQYADGIVFVGENPSRALHKFSEIYDRIGFAAAGKYNEYENLRIGGVRYADLRGYTYDRDDVTARGLANVYAQTLGTIFSSAAEKPYEVELVVAEVGSEPDGDQIYRLPHDGSIVDEHGSVAVGGNAETISTFLDQQHREGMTLAEALKLAVQALSRDTNGGEREIPAERLEVAVLDRTRPQQRKFKRIVGRQLSRLLAADDAATAETDAPSDEDE; encoded by the coding sequence GTGTCGACGCCGTTCTATGTCTCACCTCAGCAGGCCATGGCCGACCGGGCGGAATACGCCCGGAAGGGCATCGCCCGTGGTCGCAGCCTGGTCGTGCTGCAGTACGCCGACGGCATCGTCTTCGTCGGCGAGAACCCGTCCCGTGCGCTGCACAAGTTCAGCGAGATCTACGACCGGATCGGCTTCGCCGCCGCCGGCAAGTACAACGAATACGAGAACCTGCGGATCGGCGGTGTGCGCTACGCCGATCTGCGCGGCTACACCTACGACCGCGACGACGTGACGGCCCGTGGACTGGCGAATGTCTACGCGCAGACGCTGGGCACGATCTTCTCCAGTGCGGCCGAGAAGCCGTACGAGGTGGAGCTGGTCGTCGCCGAGGTCGGGTCCGAGCCCGACGGCGACCAGATCTACCGGCTGCCGCACGACGGATCGATCGTGGATGAGCACGGTTCGGTCGCGGTCGGGGGCAACGCCGAGACGATCAGCACCTTCCTGGACCAGCAGCACCGCGAGGGGATGACGCTCGCGGAGGCGCTCAAGCTGGCCGTGCAGGCGCTGTCCCGCGACACCAACGGAGGAGAGCGGGAGATCCCCGCCGAGCGTCTCGAAGTGGCGGTGCTGGACCGGACCCGGCCGCAGCAGCGCAAGTTCAAGCGCATCGTCGGCCGCCAGCTGTCCCGGCTGCTCGCCGCGGACGACGCCGCGACCGCCGAGACGGACGCGCCGTCGGACGAGGACGAGTAG
- the dop gene encoding depupylase/deamidase Dop, with the protein MTVRRVMGIETEYGISVPGHPNANAMLTSSQIVNAYAAAMHRARRARWDFEEENPLRDARGFDLARETADTSQLTDEDIGLANVILTNGARLYVDHAHPEYSSPEITNPRDAVLWDKAGERIMAEAAERAAEIPGAQPIHLYKNNTDNKGASYGTHENYLMKRETPFSDIVRHLTPFFVSRQVVTGAGRVGIGQDGHEHGFQISQRADYFEVEVGLETTLKRPIINTRDEPHSDAEKYRRLHVIIGDANLSEISTYLKLGTTSLVLAMIEDGFINVDLAVDQPVRTLHQVSHDPGLQQLITLRSGRTLTAVQLQMEYFELARKYVEERYGADADEQTRDVLGRWEDVLNRLENNPMSLSGELDWITKQEILEGYRRRDGVDWDAARLHLVDLQYADVRPEKGLYNRLVARGKMKRLLDEPAVVRAVANPPEDTRAYFRGRCLEQYADDVAAASWDSVIFDLPGHDSLQRVPTLEPLRGTREHVKELLDRCRTAEDLVRVLQGG; encoded by the coding sequence ATGACCGTACGGCGGGTAATGGGCATCGAGACGGAGTACGGCATCTCCGTTCCGGGCCACCCGAACGCCAATGCCATGCTCACCTCGTCCCAGATCGTCAACGCCTACGCGGCGGCGATGCACCGGGCGCGCCGCGCCCGCTGGGACTTCGAGGAGGAGAACCCGCTGCGGGACGCGCGAGGCTTCGACCTCGCCCGGGAGACCGCGGACACCAGCCAGCTGACCGACGAGGACATCGGCCTGGCCAATGTGATCCTCACCAACGGGGCTCGCCTCTACGTCGACCACGCCCACCCGGAGTACAGCTCCCCGGAGATCACCAATCCGCGCGACGCCGTGCTCTGGGACAAGGCGGGCGAGCGGATCATGGCGGAGGCCGCCGAACGGGCCGCCGAGATCCCGGGCGCCCAGCCGATCCACCTGTACAAGAACAACACCGACAACAAGGGCGCCTCGTACGGGACGCACGAGAACTACCTGATGAAGCGGGAGACCCCCTTCTCGGACATCGTGCGCCATCTGACCCCCTTCTTCGTCTCCCGCCAGGTGGTGACCGGGGCCGGCCGCGTCGGTATCGGCCAGGACGGCCACGAGCACGGGTTCCAGATCAGCCAGCGCGCGGACTACTTCGAGGTCGAGGTCGGCCTGGAGACCACGCTCAAGCGGCCGATCATCAACACCCGCGACGAACCGCACTCGGACGCCGAGAAGTACCGCCGCCTCCACGTGATCATCGGCGACGCGAACCTCTCGGAGATCTCGACCTATCTCAAGCTGGGCACGACATCGCTGGTGCTGGCGATGATCGAGGACGGGTTCATCAATGTGGACCTCGCCGTCGACCAGCCGGTACGCACCCTCCACCAGGTCTCGCACGACCCCGGGCTCCAGCAGCTGATCACGCTGCGCAGCGGCCGTACCCTCACCGCCGTACAGCTCCAGATGGAGTACTTCGAGCTGGCGCGGAAGTACGTGGAGGAGCGGTACGGCGCGGACGCGGACGAGCAGACCAGGGACGTCCTGGGCCGCTGGGAGGACGTGCTGAACCGGCTGGAGAACAATCCGATGAGCCTGTCCGGGGAGCTCGACTGGATCACGAAGCAGGAGATCCTGGAGGGCTACCGGCGCCGGGACGGTGTCGACTGGGACGCGGCGAGGCTCCATCTGGTGGACCTGCAGTACGCGGACGTACGGCCCGAGAAGGGGCTGTACAACCGCCTGGTGGCCCGCGGGAAGATGAAGCGGCTGCTGGACGAGCCCGCGGTCGTACGGGCCGTGGCGAACCCGCCCGAGGACACCAGGGCGTACTTCCGGGGCCGCTGTCTGGAACAGTACGCGGACGACGTCGCCGCGGCCTCCTGGGACTCCGTGATCTTTGATCTGCCGGGGCACGACTCACTGCAGCGGGTACCCACGCTGGAGCCGCTGCGCGGGACCCGTGAGCACGTCAAGGAGCTCCTTGACCGGTGCCGGACGGCGGAAGACCTGGTCCGGGTGTTGCAGGGCGGCTGA
- a CDS encoding tRNA (adenine-N1)-methyltransferase, which translates to MSEPTGAARRRGPFKVGDQVQLTDPKGRHYTFTLEAGKNFHTHKGSFSHDELIGAPEGSVVRTTGNVAYLALRPLLPDFVLSMPRGAAVVYPKDAGQILAFGDIFPGARVVEAGVGSGALSSFLLRAIGEQGMLHSYERREDFAEIATQNVERYFGGPHPAWQLTVGDLQDNLSDTDVDRVVLDMLAPWECLDAVSKALVPGGILCCYVATTTQLSRTVESIREIGCFAEPQPWESMVRNWHVEGLAVRPDHRMIGHTGFLVTARRLADGVEAPLRRRRPSKGAYGEDYSGPGKSPAQPKAGTEGDSTGSDETV; encoded by the coding sequence ATGTCCGAACCGACCGGTGCCGCCCGCCGACGTGGGCCCTTCAAAGTCGGGGACCAGGTCCAGCTCACCGACCCCAAGGGACGCCACTACACCTTCACGCTCGAAGCAGGAAAGAACTTCCACACCCACAAGGGTTCTTTCTCGCACGACGAGCTGATCGGTGCTCCCGAGGGCAGTGTTGTCCGAACCACGGGAAACGTCGCCTACCTCGCGCTGCGCCCCCTGCTCCCCGATTTCGTCCTGTCCATGCCCCGCGGCGCCGCCGTGGTCTACCCCAAGGACGCGGGCCAGATCCTGGCCTTCGGGGACATCTTCCCCGGCGCACGGGTCGTCGAGGCGGGTGTGGGGTCCGGCGCGCTCAGCAGCTTCCTGCTGCGCGCCATCGGCGAGCAGGGGATGCTGCACTCGTACGAGCGCCGTGAGGACTTCGCGGAGATCGCCACGCAGAACGTGGAGCGCTACTTCGGCGGTCCTCACCCCGCCTGGCAGCTCACCGTCGGCGACCTCCAGGACAACCTCTCCGACACGGACGTCGACCGTGTGGTGCTGGACATGCTCGCCCCCTGGGAGTGCCTGGACGCCGTCTCCAAGGCGCTCGTCCCCGGCGGCATCCTCTGCTGCTACGTGGCCACCACCACCCAGCTCTCGCGCACCGTCGAGTCGATCAGGGAGATCGGCTGCTTCGCCGAGCCGCAGCCCTGGGAGTCGATGGTCCGCAACTGGCACGTCGAGGGGCTCGCCGTCCGCCCGGACCACCGGATGATCGGCCACACCGGCTTCCTCGTCACCGCCCGCCGCCTCGCCGACGGAGTGGAGGCCCCGCTGCGCCGCCGCCGGCCGTCCAAGGGCGCCTACGGTGAGGACTACAGCGGCCCCGGGAAGAGCCCCGCCCAGCCGAAGGCCGGGACCGAGGGCGACTCCACCGGGTCCGACGAGACCGTCTGA
- a CDS encoding RecB family exonuclease — protein MVCGSVSVAGRRVWDMTTAQQPTSLSPSRASDFMRCPLLYRFRVIDKLPEKPSPAATRGTLVHAVLERMFDDPAAERTVPRARAMVPGQWDRLLSAKPELGELFADDPGGEQLAKWLSEAESLVERWFTLEDPTRLEPAERELFIETELASGLRLRGIIDRVDVAPTGEVRIVDYKTGKAPRPQFAEGALFQMKFYALVVWRLKGVVPRRLQLVYLGSGEVVTYDPVEADLERVERKLLALWDAIRKATESGDWQPRQSKLCGWCDHQAVCPEFGGTPPVYPLEVVRGAEVSGGAGPQ, from the coding sequence ATGGTATGCGGCTCGGTGTCAGTGGCGGGTCGTAGGGTCTGGGACATGACTACCGCCCAGCAGCCCACTTCACTCTCGCCGTCGCGTGCGAGCGACTTCATGCGGTGTCCGCTGCTGTACAGGTTCCGGGTGATCGACAAGCTGCCGGAGAAGCCCAGCCCCGCGGCGACGCGCGGAACTCTGGTGCACGCGGTGCTGGAGCGGATGTTCGACGACCCGGCGGCGGAGCGGACGGTTCCGCGTGCCCGGGCGATGGTCCCCGGTCAGTGGGACCGCCTTCTGTCGGCCAAGCCCGAGCTGGGCGAGCTGTTCGCGGACGACCCGGGGGGCGAGCAGCTCGCGAAGTGGCTGTCGGAGGCCGAGTCGCTGGTCGAGCGGTGGTTCACGCTGGAGGATCCGACGCGGCTGGAGCCCGCCGAGCGGGAGCTGTTCATCGAGACGGAGCTGGCGTCCGGGCTGCGGCTGCGCGGGATCATCGACCGGGTCGATGTGGCACCGACCGGCGAGGTCCGGATCGTCGACTACAAGACGGGCAAGGCGCCGCGTCCGCAGTTCGCGGAGGGCGCGCTCTTCCAGATGAAGTTCTACGCGCTGGTCGTGTGGCGGCTGAAGGGGGTCGTGCCGCGCCGGCTCCAGCTGGTGTATCTGGGAAGCGGCGAGGTGGTGACGTACGACCCGGTCGAGGCCGATCTGGAGCGGGTCGAGCGGAAGCTGCTGGCGCTCTGGGACGCGATCAGGAAGGCCACGGAGAGCGGCGACTGGCAGCCGCGGCAGTCGAAGCTCTGCGGCTGGTGCGACCACCAGGCGGTCTGTCCGGAATTCGGCGGCACCCCGCCCGTCTACCCGCTGGAAGTGGTGCGCGGGGCCGAGGTGTCCGGCGGGGCCGGGCCCCAGTAG
- a CDS encoding LacI family DNA-binding transcriptional regulator, whose translation MCADRESRWPRSGTGRTEARVDARATSPEPVVPARPTSRDVARAAGVSQATVSLVLGDKWRGRVSERTAGLVRDAARQLGYRPNLAARDLRLGSTRTVLLVVPALTTEFFARVYTGAAATAAEHGFGVVLYPSPDGVGPARDPFGSARTALDGVIASSMAVGALAAIQESGLPLVMLDSDPGQSGAAAHVNLDIADGMRQVTDHLLALGHRRFVHLAPAVDSWTFDVRDTVLRSALRGAEVRTVTAPLAVDAARQAAEDALTGPGPRPTAVICDDDILAAGACKAARRLGLRVPEDLSVTGFDDLALATAIEPELTTVALPAEQIGRRGMAALLAVLDGRPPQSGDLPVNLLVRGSTAPAPVPD comes from the coding sequence ATGTGCGCAGACCGCGAGTCCAGATGGCCGCGGTCGGGAACAGGCCGGACGGAGGCCCGAGTGGACGCCCGAGCGACCAGCCCGGAACCAGTGGTTCCGGCTCGCCCCACCAGCCGTGACGTGGCCCGCGCCGCAGGCGTCTCACAGGCCACCGTCTCGCTGGTGCTCGGCGACAAGTGGCGCGGGCGGGTCTCCGAGCGCACGGCCGGTCTGGTCCGTGACGCGGCCCGGCAGCTCGGCTACCGGCCGAATCTCGCCGCCCGCGATCTCCGTCTGGGCAGCACCCGGACCGTGCTGCTTGTCGTCCCGGCGCTGACCACGGAGTTCTTCGCCCGCGTCTACACGGGTGCCGCGGCGACAGCGGCCGAGCACGGCTTCGGGGTGGTGCTCTACCCCTCCCCCGACGGTGTGGGGCCGGCCCGGGATCCCTTCGGCTCGGCGCGGACCGCGCTGGACGGGGTCATCGCTTCGTCGATGGCCGTCGGCGCGCTCGCCGCGATCCAGGAGTCCGGTCTGCCGCTGGTGATGCTGGACAGCGATCCCGGCCAGTCGGGGGCTGCGGCTCATGTGAATCTGGACATCGCGGACGGTATGCGCCAGGTGACGGACCATCTGCTCGCATTGGGCCACCGCAGATTCGTCCATCTGGCACCGGCGGTCGACTCCTGGACCTTCGATGTACGGGACACCGTGCTGCGGTCCGCGCTGCGCGGCGCGGAGGTCCGGACCGTCACCGCCCCGCTGGCGGTGGACGCCGCGCGGCAGGCGGCGGAGGACGCGCTCACCGGCCCCGGCCCCCGGCCGACCGCGGTGATCTGCGACGACGACATCCTGGCCGCGGGGGCCTGCAAGGCGGCGCGGCGGCTGGGGCTGCGGGTGCCCGAGGACCTGTCCGTCACCGGTTTCGACGATCTGGCGCTCGCGACCGCGATCGAACCGGAGCTGACCACGGTGGCCCTGCCGGCCGAGCAGATCGGCCGGCGCGGAATGGCGGCCCTGCTCGCCGTGCTCGACGGCCGCCCGCCGCAGAGCGGCGACCTGCCGGTGAACCTTCTCGTACGCGGCTCGACGGCCCCGGCACCGGTGCCGGACTGA